The proteins below come from a single Drosophila suzukii chromosome X, CBGP_Dsuzu_IsoJpt1.0, whole genome shotgun sequence genomic window:
- the Met gene encoding basic helix-loop-helix ARNT-like protein 1: MAAAEAGNTGSTGSGSGSGSGSASSSDPANGREARNLAEKQRRDKLNASIQELATMVPHAAESSRRLDKTAVLRFATHGLRLQYVFGKSASRRRRKPSLKGSGFSASAGGDLANPSMHLTDTLMQLLDSCFLTLTCSGQIVLVSSSVEQLLGHCQSDLYGQNLLQITHPEDQALLRQQLIPRDIETLFYQQQHQQQGHNQQQGHSTSTSASASGSDMDEEEMETEEQRLQEQQQQEQQDEEDEDEEHPYNRRTPSPRSIAHLAAIDERLRTDRRCFTVRLARASTRAEATRHYERVRIDGCFRRSDSSLTGGAAANYPIVSQLIRRSRNNNMLAAAAAVAAEAATVPPQHDAIAQAALHGISGNDIVLVAMARVLPEERAPEETESPLGLTIYRQPEPYQLEYHTRHLIDGSIIDCDQRIGLVAGYMKDEVRNLSPFCFMHLDDVRWVIVALRQMYDCNSDYGESCYRLLSRNGRFIYLHTKGFLEIDRGTNKVHSFLCVNTLLDEEAGRQKVQEMKEKFSTIIKAEMPTQSTTPDLPASQAPQQLERIVLYLIENLHKSVDSGDAVGGQPMESLMDDGYCSPANTLTLEELAPSPTPALALVPPAPSSVKSSISKSVSVVNVTAARKFQQEHQKMRDRDRDRELLRERSHSSQQGVIRQLSSCLSEVDTASCTLSPASSLSAGEAPDTPDPHSNTPPPQPLHTRPSVLHRTLTSTLR, encoded by the exons ATGGCTGCAGCAGAGGCGGGCAACACGGGCTCCACAGGATCCGGATCCGGATCTGGATCGGGTTCGGCCTCATCCTCGGATCCTGCCAACGGCCGGGAGGCCCGCAATCTCGCCGAGAAACAGCGACGGGATAAGTTGAATGCCAGCATCCAGGAGCTGGCCACCATGGTGCCACATGCAGCCGAATCCTCACGTCGCCTGGACAAGACCGCCGTCCTCAGATTCGCCACCCATGGCCTGAGGTTGCAGTATGTCTTTGGCAAATCCGCCTCTAGGCGCCGTCGAAAACCCAGCTTGAAAGGCTCTGGCTTCTCCGCCTCGGCTGGCGGAGATCTAGCCAATCCCAGTATGCATCTCACGGACACCTTAATGCAGCTGCTGGACAGCTGCTTCCTCACCCTTACCTGCAGTGGCCAAATCGTTTTGGTCTCCTCCAGCGTGGAGCAGCTCCTGGGTCACTGTCAGTCCGATTTGTATGGCCAGAATCTGCTCCAGATCACCCATCCCGAGGATCAGGCCTTGCTGAGGCAACAGCTAATACCCCGGGATATAGAGACGCTGTTCtaccagcagcagcatcagcagcagggGCACAATCAACAGCAGGGCCACTCCACATCCACATCGGCCTCAGCCTCTGGCAGTGATATGGATGAGGAGGAAATGGAGACGGAGGAGCAGCGTttgcaggagcagcagcagcaggagcagcaggacgaggaggatgaggatgaggagcACCCGTATAACCGACGTACACCCAGCCCGCGGAGCATTGCCCATTTGGCGGCCATCGATGAACGCCTGCGTACGGATCGTCGCTGTTTCACAGTCCGCTTGGCCAGAGCCTCCACACGGGCGGAGGCCACGCGGCACTACGAACGGGTGAGGATTGACGGCTGCTTTCGCCGCAGCGACTCTTCGCTGACCGGCGGAGCTGCTGCCAACTATCCCATAGTCTCCCAGTTAATACGACGCTCGAGGAACAATAATATGCTGGCTGCGGCCGCAGCTGTGGCGGCAGAAGCGGCGACAGTGCCGCCCCAGCACGATGCCATTGCCCAGGCGGCGCTGCATGGGATCAGTGGGAACGACATCGTGCTCGTGGCCATGGCCAGAGTGCTGCCGGAGGAACGGGCGCCCGAGGAGACAGAAAGTCCGCTCGGCTTGACCATCTATAGGCAGCCAGAACCCTATCAGTTGGAGTATCATACGAGGCACCTTATCGACGGCAGCATCATCGACTGTGATCAGAGGATTGGTCTGGTGGCGGGCTATATGAAAGATGAG GTGCGCAACCTTAGCCCCTTCTGCTTTATGCATCTGGACGACGTGCGCTGGGTTATTGTGGCCCTTCGCCAGATGTACGACTGCAACAGCGACTATGGTGAGAGCTGCTACCGTCTGCTATCCCGGAATGGTCGGTTCATCTACCTGCATACGAAGGGCTTTCTCGAAATCGATCGTGGCACCAACAAGGTGCACTCATTCCTGTGCGTCAACACGCTGCTCGACGAGGAGGCGGGCCGGCAGAAGGTGCAGGAGATGAAGGAGAAGTTCTCGACCATCATCAAGGCTGAGATGCCCACGCAGAGTACCACTCCCGATTTGCCCGCCTCCCAGGCGCCGCAGCAACTGGAGAGAATTGTACTGTATCTGATAGAGAACCTGCATAAGAGTGTGGATTCGGGCGATGCGGTTGGGGGACAACCCATGGAGAGCCTGATGGACGATGGCTACTGTTCGCCAGCAAATACGTTGACCCTCGAGGAGCTGGCTCCATCGCCCACGCCCGCCTTGGCCCTGGTGCCGCCAGCTCCCTCATCGGTGAAGAGCTCCATTTCCAAGTCGGTGAGTGTGGTCAATGTAACGGCGGCCAGGAAGTTTCAGCAGGAGCATCAGAAGATGCGCGACCGAGATCGGGATCGGGAGCTGCTGAGGGAGCGCAGCCACTCCTCGCAACAGGGAGTGATCCGGCAATTGAGCAGCTGCCTCAGCGAGGTGGACACAGCATCCTGCACTCTATCGCCGGCTAGTAGTTTGAGTGCTGGTGAGGCGCCCGATACGCCAGATCCACACAGCAATACACCGCCGCCACAGCCGCTTCATACGCGTCCCAGTGTTCTGCATCGAACACTGACCAGCACGCTGCGATGA